One window of Choristoneura fumiferana chromosome 13, NRCan_CFum_1, whole genome shotgun sequence genomic DNA carries:
- the LOC141434406 gene encoding uncharacterized protein isoform X2, translated as MHVLETKTKEVPVQFDVDTENLRDTDLKFPIESINDLETLENNLQDKNFELKLVTKFSKISGTNGMQTLRKFGIFLMSHIIKDECLHLCSWKGIKGCQKIPFVKFIRVRELIFKVVSLADKTCTYKDVDAFLQQSVIKHSNQRLKRKNIRISQN; from the exons ATGCATGTCTTGGAAACAAAAACTAAAGAAGTTCCAGTTCAATTTGACGTAGATACAGAAAATCTTAGAGATACCGATTTGAAATTTCCAATAGAATCAATAAATGATTTAGAGACACTGGAAAATAATCTACAAGACAAGAACTTTGAACTTAAACTG GTGACGaagttttcaaaaataagtgGCACAAACGGAATGCAGACATTACGGAAATTCGGGATTTTCTTGATGAGCCATATAATTAAAGATGAGTGTCTCCATCTATGTTCTTGGAAAGGTATTAAGGGGTGTCAAAAAATACCTTTCGTAAAATTTATAAGAGTACGAGAACTGATTTTCAAAGTAGTTAGTTTGGCTGATAAAACATGCACCTATAAAGACGTGGATGCTTTTCTGCAACAAAGTGTTATAAAACACAGCAATCAAAGACTGAAACGaaaaaat ATCCGCATTAGCCAAAATTGA
- the LOC141434406 gene encoding uncharacterized protein isoform X1: protein MGAKCQRAKYNDLEDVEIRINKIQVRLDKIMHVLETKTKEVPVQFDVDTENLRDTDLKFPIESINDLETLENNLQDKNFELKLVTKFSKISGTNGMQTLRKFGIFLMSHIIKDECLHLCSWKGIKGCQKIPFVKFIRVRELIFKVVSLADKTCTYKDVDAFLQQSVIKHSNQRLKRKNIRISQN, encoded by the exons ATCTCGAGGACGTTGAAATCCGAATTAACAAGATACAAGTGAGACTCGACAAAATAATGCATGTCTTGGAAACAAAAACTAAAGAAGTTCCAGTTCAATTTGACGTAGATACAGAAAATCTTAGAGATACCGATTTGAAATTTCCAATAGAATCAATAAATGATTTAGAGACACTGGAAAATAATCTACAAGACAAGAACTTTGAACTTAAACTG GTGACGaagttttcaaaaataagtgGCACAAACGGAATGCAGACATTACGGAAATTCGGGATTTTCTTGATGAGCCATATAATTAAAGATGAGTGTCTCCATCTATGTTCTTGGAAAGGTATTAAGGGGTGTCAAAAAATACCTTTCGTAAAATTTATAAGAGTACGAGAACTGATTTTCAAAGTAGTTAGTTTGGCTGATAAAACATGCACCTATAAAGACGTGGATGCTTTTCTGCAACAAAGTGTTATAAAACACAGCAATCAAAGACTGAAACGaaaaaat ATCCGCATTAGCCAAAATTGA